One Oncorhynchus keta strain PuntledgeMale-10-30-2019 chromosome 23, Oket_V2, whole genome shotgun sequence DNA segment encodes these proteins:
- the LOC127910861 gene encoding collagen alpha-5(VI) chain-like isoform X1: MENRGQDGEQGSRWRTGVKMENRGQYGEQGSRWRTGVNMENRGQDGEQGSIWRTGVNMENRGQYGEQGSRWRTGVKMENRGQYGEQGSRWRIGVKMENRGQYGEQGSIWRTGVKMENRGQDGEQGSRWRTGVKMENRGQYGEQGSIWRTGVNMENRGQDGEQGSIWRTGVNMENRGQDGEQGSRWRTGVKMENRGQYGEQGSIWRTGVNMENRGQDGEQGSIWRTGVKMENRGQDGEQGSIWRIGVKMENRGQYGEQGSRWRTGVNMENRGQDGEQGSRWRIGVKMENRGQYGEQGSIWRTGVNMENRGQYGEQGSRWRTGVKMENRGQYGEQGSRWRTGVKMENRGQYGEQGSIWRTGVKMENRGQDGEQGSRWRTGVKMENRGQYGEQGSRWRIGVNMENRGQDGEQGSG; the protein is encoded by the coding sequence ATGGAGAACAGGGGTCAAGATGGAGAACAGGGGTCAAGATGGAGAACAGGGGTCAAGATGGAGAACAGGGGTCAATATGGAGAACAGGGGTCAAGATGGAGAACAGGGGTCAATATGGAGAACAGGGGTCAAGATGGAGAACAGGGGTCAATATGGAGAACAGGGGTCAATATGGAGAACAGGGGTCAATATGGAGAACAGGGGTCAAGATGGAGAACAGGGGTCAAGATGGAGAACAGGGGTCAATATGGAGAACAGGGGTCAAGATGGAGAATAGGGGTCAAGATGGAGAATAGGGGTCAATATGGCGAACAGGGGTCAATATGGAGAACAGGGGTCAAGATGGAGAACAGGGGTCAAGATGGAGAACAGGGGTCAAGATGGAGAACAGGGGTCAAGATGGAGAATAGGGGTCAATATGGAGAACAGGGGTCAATATGGAGAACAGGGGTCAATATGGAGAACAGGGGTCAAGATGGAGAACAGGGGTCAATATGGAGAACAGGGGTCAATATGGAGAACAGGGGTCAAGATGGAGAACAGGGGTCAAGATGGAGAACAGGGGTCAAGATGGAGAATAGGGGTCAATATGGAGAACAGGGGTCAATATGGAGAACAGGGGTCAATATGGAGAACAGGGGTCAAGATGGAGAACAGGGGTCAATATGGAGAACAGGGGTCAAGATGGAGAACAGGGGTCAAGATGGAGAACAGGGGTCAATATGGAGAATAGGGGTCAAGATGGAGAACAGGGGTCAATATGGAGAACAGGGGTCAAGATGGAGAACAGGGGTCAATATGGAGAATAGGGGTCAAGATGGAGAACAGGGGTCAAGATGGAGAATAGGGGTCAAGATGGAGAACAGGGGTCAATATGGAGAACAGGGGTCAATATGGAGAACAGGGGTCAATATGGAGAACAGGGGTCAATATGGAGAACAGGGGTCAAGATGGAGAACAGGGGTCAAGATGGAGAATAGGGGTCAATATGGAGAACAGGGGTCAAGATGGAGAACAGGGGTCAAGATGGAGAATAGGGGTCAATATGGAGAACAGGGGTCAATATGGAGAACAGGGGTCAAGATGGAGAACAGGGGTCAAGATGGAGAACAGGGGTCAAGATGGAGAACAGGGGTCAAGATGGAGAATAGGGGTCAATATGGAGAACAGGGGTCAAGATGGAGAATAGGGGTCAATATGGAGAACAGGGGTCAAGATGGAGAACAGGGGTCAGGATAG